The stretch of DNA CATGTCGGTGCAGGCCTCGGTAAGCGTCGCACGGATCTGGCCTTCGCTGACGCGAGGGTCATGGATCACCACCCGGGCGCGTTCGCGGATCAGATCGCGACAGATGTAAATCGCAGCCGATTCGCGTGTGTCGTTGGTGTCTTTCTTAAACGCGTAGCCCCAGATCGCGATCTTCTTGTCGCTGACGGTATTGAACATCGTCTTGACAATGCGCTCGGTGAATCGCTGTTTTTGATAGTCGTTCATGCTGACGACTTGTTCCCAATACGCGGCCACTTCGCGAAGTCCAAAGTGTTCGCACAGGTAAACCAAGTTCAGAATGTCCTTCTGAAAACAACTGCCACCAAAGCCGACGGAGGCCTTCAAGAATTTGGGACCAATTCGCGAGTCGGTGCCGATAGCGCGAGCAACTTCGTCAACGTCGGCGCCGGTCGCTTCGCAAAGTGCCGAGATCGCGTTGATCGACGAGACTCGCTGTGCCAAGAATGCGTTGGCGGTCAGCTTAGAAAGTTCACTGCTCCAAAGGTTCGTCGTCAAAATACGATCACGGGGAATCCATTTTGCGTACACATCGCAAAGCTTGTCGATCGCTTCTTGCGATTCGCCACCGATCAAAACACGGTCTGGCTTTAGGAGATCCTCGACGGCGGTTCCTTCGGCTAGGAATTCCGGGTTGCTGAGCACATCAAAGGTGGCACCGTTACCTGAG from Rubripirellula amarantea encodes:
- a CDS encoding UDP-glucose 6-dehydrogenase — translated: MKICCIGAGYVGGPTMAMIAKQCPDIQVTVVDLNQTRIDAWNSDDLPVYEPGLDEVVQEARGRNLTFSTKVDEAIAAADMIFISVNTPTKTFGMGAGRAANLEFIEKCARQIARVSSGHKIVVEKSTLPVRTAEAVKRILSSSGNGATFDVLSNPEFLAEGTAVEDLLKPDRVLIGGESQEAIDKLCDVYAKWIPRDRILTTNLWSSELSKLTANAFLAQRVSSINAISALCEATGADVDEVARAIGTDSRIGPKFLKASVGFGGSCFQKDILNLVYLCEHFGLREVAAYWEQVVSMNDYQKQRFTERIVKTMFNTVSDKKIAIWGYAFKKDTNDTRESAAIYICRDLIRERARVVIHDPRVSEGQIRATLTEACTDMQGNISDLDKRLIAENVSVAKDCYEASKGAHAVAVMTEWDAFKELDFTQIYDSMQQPAFVFDGRNLLDRCQLEKIGFEIHAIGKS